One window of the Rhipicephalus sanguineus isolate Rsan-2018 chromosome 2, BIME_Rsan_1.4, whole genome shotgun sequence genome contains the following:
- the LOC125757264 gene encoding uncharacterized protein LOC125757264 — MLNDLGFAFRKRTRNSALLERDDIVAWRRKYLRTIREMRRQRRTIYYLDETWVNAGHTKGRVWTDTSVMTRQDAFRQGLSTGLRAPSGKGGRLIVLHAGSAEGFVDGAALVFRAKKGAGDYHTEMDASRFQKWFVEQLLPNIKPHSVIVMDNAPYHSAQVEKLPSSSSRKAEIQSWLISKNIPFSDDQLKSELLQLVEQNKHLFLAYQVDKLASAAGHEVVRLPPYHCELNPIELVWSQVKGYVASRNTDFKIESVEKLLQEGIASVTQQNWLHDCTHVMRLEDEAWERDGIIDSQTDSLIISLCTDSSSSDESSSSDMSGIDELP, encoded by the exons atgctgaacgacttggggttcgccttccggaaaagaacaaggaattccgcgttgctaGAGAGAGACGAtatcgttgcttggcgtcgaaagtacctccgcaccatccgagaaatgcggaggcagcgacg gaccatctactaccttgatgagacctgggtaaatgccggccatacaaaggggagagtttggacagacaccagcgtgatgactcggcaagacgcatttcgtcaagggctctcaactggcctccgtgcacccagcggtaaaggaggacgcctaatcgttttgcatgctggaagtgcagaaggctttgttgatggagccgccctagttttccgtgccaagaagggcgctggtgattaccacacagaaatggatgcttcgcgtttccagaaatggtttgttgaacagctgctacctAACATCAAGCCACACAGTGTGATCGTGATGGATAATGCGCcatatcacagtgctcaggttgaaaagctaccaagctcatcatccagaaaagcggaaatccagtcctggttgatatcgaaaaatattcctttttcggatgaccaactgaaaagtgaactgctgcagctcgttgagcagaataagcatcttttccttgcttaccaggttgacaaacttgccagtgctgccgggcatgaggttgtgcgcttgcctccttaccactgtgagctaaatcctatagagcttgtatggagccaagtcaaaggctatgttgcttcaaggaacacagacttcaagattgaatctgtcgagaagctgctgcaggaaggaatcgcaagtgtgacccaacagaactggctccatgactgcactcacgtgatgaggcttgaggatgaggcatgggagcgtgatggcattatagacagccaaacagacagTCTCATCAtatctttgtgcacagactcaagttcttcagatgagtcgagcagctccgacatgagtggaattgatgaactgccgtga